TTCTCCCCTTGGACATGTGATCAAACCCATTGGTAACGACACGCAACGTACATCAATTATTCTCTTGTGCCTCTATTCCTCTCAGGCCTTTCTTCTTGTTCTCATATCGGTATACAATGATGGGCCGATGTTAAGCCTTTTACGTAACACAGTTCTAGAGTTTTGGTTTTGAATCGTAACGAAACCAAGTCTCAGATGTTCTCAAACTAAAACCAAGTCTCAATAGTTCTAACAGAAGCTCATTCATCTTCAAGTTTCTGCATGTTCCCTTTAAACAAAGGAAAACTTTGAAGAGAAGGCCCATGGCCAGCCATTGTTCCACACtccagaagaaaagaaaaaaaaaaaactgattcgGAAATGTTTCTACTTAGGATTATTAGTAATCTTCTTGTTCTCCGTTTTCTTCAACTTCAGCTTTCACACCCAAGGACTGGTTTAAGTACTCTTGAGCGTCTTCTAGTGCAGATTCGTTTGCATCTGTTGCATACAATATCTTCTTCACTGCTACCACTATCTGCGTCGTGGTTCCATGGAAGCATACATCAGATTCTAAAACAAATACTTTTACAACAGCAAGGGAAAGAAAACAATGGTCTAGTGCACTGTGTTTTGGAAAACTATTCTTGGAGCTGAGAAGTAAAGTTGGTGGCTAAAGAAAACCAATCAAGACAGACTGAGCTAAGGCCTAAGGGTattgaagaaagaaagaagatccACAGGCTCTAGAGAAATGCTTACCGGAAGATCCTCGAGTTCAGGAGTTTGGCAAAGTAACTCAACATCCCTGAGCTTGGAGAAGTAAAAGTCTCTTTCTTTTCCCAAGTGATCGTAAGAGAGCTTGAGATCAGTAAGCTATAAAGCAGAAAGAGAAAAATGAAGTTTCAGTTACTCATGAACATACAATAGAAAATGGTTACATACAACATCTGTAACAGCGCTTCTTTATCATAGAGCGATAGGATCTGTGGCAGTATACCTCCTTCGACAAAGCCTGCACTTGAGCTGTATTTGCTGGCTTGGGCCCTGAGAGTGATGACTCCAACGATGTTTAGAAAGATACATAAAAGTATTGTTATTGTTAGGATAAAGAATCTGCATTTTTGTCTGTCATGCAGACCTGAGGCTTTGGTTAGACCAACCGAACTGGAATTTGGTGGAGTATTGTTTGTTTGCAGTGACTTTGGCATCTTATTAGAGCCCTTTACACTCCTCTCTCTGCCACCTTTTGATCTTCGTTCCACCGGATTATAGTTCCTACAAGAACCCATGAGCTTGATTGTTTAGAAGAGACAATATTGGAATGGTAACAATTCAAAAATTCTGACAGATAGCACATACTCGTTCATAATGCCACCGTTAGTGGAATCGCAGAAACGTTTCAACCATTGCAGAAACTCCAAGTTATCGAGTGGTCTGCCTTTGACAAGCCTGTTAATCTCCAATGGCTGAAGTAATTTTCACAAGTCTGTTAGTAACCAAGAATGCAGGAAAGCTGAGTGAAAAGGAGACATGATTGATGGTTTACCTTTGTGATTTGGAGCTTGTTGAACACATCTTGCAGGACCTTGTAGTTTTGAATCATATCGTATTCGTTCTTGGCATCAAAATTAACcttgcagagagagagagagagagatattatATTAGAAGCTgccaagaagaaaaataaagcaTATGAAAGTAGAATCACCTTGTGCATTGGCACAACTCCTGGAAAGGTCATATCAAGCATCTGACATTGCACAGCACCAGAAGCagcctaacaaaaaaaaaatcagacaatAATTACTTATAGGAACGAAGACAAGAGAAGAGTTGGATACAAAACAAGTAACGCTCTTTCTAACACCAACAGTGAATCAACGGGCATTGCAACCTTTGAAATGAACACTCAAAACAATCATCAATACATTAATaacttataataataataatcccCAATCTCATCGCAATACTGAAACTTTT
This genomic interval from Brassica napus cultivar Da-Ae chromosome A6, Da-Ae, whole genome shotgun sequence contains the following:
- the LOC106347632 gene encoding microtubule-associated protein RP/EB family member 1A — protein: MAASIGIMDSAYFVGRNEILTWINDRLHLNLSRVEEAASGAVQCQMLDMTFPGVVPMHKVNFDAKNEYDMIQNYKVLQDVFNKLQITKPLEINRLVKGRPLDNLEFLQWLKRFCDSTNGGIMNENYNPVERRSKGGRERSVKGSNKMPKSLQTNNTPPNSSSVGLTKASGPKPANTAQVQALSKELTDLKLSYDHLGKERDFYFSKLRDVELLCQTPELEDLPIVVAVKKILYATDANESALEDAQEYLNQSLGVKAEVEENGEQEDY